The region TTTTCTAATTGTGCCATGGATCATCCCTTAAGGAGAGTGAAGCTTAATAATGAACTAAAGCAGCCATCtataatatatcttttcaaGACTTCAATTGATATCAAATGAATGCATTACTGTTATAGCAGGAAAAGACGGAAGCTGAAATTAAACAATTCAGGAAAAGCCTTAATTTCAAAGCTACACCCATGCCTTCATTCTATCATGTAGCTGTACCACCGGCCTCCAATGAAAACAAGGTACAAACCGTACAATAGCATTTTTGGCATTTTGCCTTTGTCTTACTTTAGCCTACATTTATTGCCAAAAAAGTAACAAATCCAATCTGTCACGTTGAGTTGGTATATGTGTGGATTAGctattgtgttgtttttttattttttctgctttCCAATTACAAGTGATCTGATCGTAATTATTGTAGAAATGAGATCAGCATATTATCTTATGTAATCTTACGctttttgattatttgattttattctcAAAACTCTTAGAGTGTGTTTTACCTTGATTTCACTTGTGGAATTGGTTTGCTTATTGTTTTGCTTAATGCATGTCTCATCAACTTAATTTGTTATGGATCTTGCCAGCAGTATATATGTGTGCCCGCATATGCAAGCACATGTTAACAGGTATACATTGTTGTTGAGAAAGAACTATCTAGTTGAAAAATCCATTATTTATGAAAGGAAACTAATATAAACTGAGAAAGTTGAAGTTGAAAAATCCATTATTTATGAATGGAAGGGGAATTCTATATGCATTTTCTGCTACAAGTTAATAATAGCACGGTAAGAGAAAAGGTGTGAGGAAAAAAGTGTTCTCAAGGATGGCATGCCTTGTTGTCAGAGTATGGCTATAGGGATTTTATGAGAATGTCACTAAATTAGCGTGGCTTTCAtcctaaatcaataattatattctctaaaatatatttttccacTCCAATATCTTCACAGCTCAGCCTCAAGCTCTTCTTTGTTAGCTCCTGCTTGACCTCTTCTgtgtaatttttcaaactatGACCCTAAATGTGATAATTTGTTCTTTTCCTCAAGCAGTTTTGTGTTTTTGCTGTCTGAACTTACACTATTAGTTGGCAGAATTAAAGCCAGCCTTTTGCACTTCTATCTCAGGCTTCATTATCTAAAACCAAACCAGCTAAAGCACGGCACAAGTCAACAAGTCCAGCGAGTGGAGCTGCTGCTAGGCCACAATTACTTTCCAGGGCCGGAAAAGACCAAGCCCTCTCTGCTAATGAATTTGTGAAAACAACTATTCAGCCTGAACCCTCAGAAAGAACCGATCATCCTCCAACAAAGGTTTCTGAAGCTCTCGATACTTCACCAACCAACAATAGCAGGCACAATCCAGAAGCTCTAACTAAAACTGGTGTCACTGGTAAGAACGAGAGAGGAGGGAAGGTGAAGGATCCTAATTTCCAAAGGCATCGAGTATCAGAAAATACCAAAGTACCAAAAGACCCAAAGTTTGAGGGAAAGGCAAAAATGGGAAACCACAGAAGTAGCAGTGAGATGTTGAGGAAAAGTATAAAACGCATTGGAAGTGAAGGTAATTCTGGAATGGGACATCTAGCTGTTGGTGTAGCCTCCTGAACTGAGCGGTTGTGACCATTTTCGAAATATACTACACATTTGTATATCAAGGTATTGTTAGCATGTTTGGTACCATGAATTTGAATACAATTCCAAGAGAATGAAGGTCATATTGGGGTGGGGTGAGACCACACTTGTTCTTTATCAGCAGCTTTGAAATGACAAATCTCAAGTCAACTATTAATGGCATTTTCCTCCATGCGTGCAGCGAAATCTACAACGAACCCAGAATAGGTAATTAAGAACGGTGGCATGTTGTCTGACAGTTCTTAAATTTGCCGGTCATTCTTGCCATCTCATCAACAGTAGTTAGTCTAGTGATTTAAGGTAATAAAAGCACATTGCCTCTTGCATCATGTTCTGTCCCGAGCATCAAAAAAGTGAAAATGGGATCGTAATGTTAGCAAACTATATTGTAAAAACATATATGCTATTTGATTTCCCCCCCCCTCAAGTATAATGAACTATGAGATGACCGTTGTTTATTTGATGGAGATTTTGtttactaatttattaaaagaaaaaaaaaatcagccaaCGTTTCTGAATATGGATTATATGTCATGCTCCAGCTTATAACGGTCCGTATCAACTCAAAAAATTCTGTAACAAAGcacaataaactaaaaatagagATAGAAGATATGCTGGGAAATTATGTGACGACCCTTGGACGTATCACCCTCAAGCCAACAGAAACAACCCGATGCAATAGAGGCAGCTGGATGACGCCTCAAGTCTGTAACTTTGGGTTTTTGCATGCCAAACTTGACTGACAGCTCTTGAAGTTGTTCTTTTCAATTATTGAAATGGTGGGAAAAAAATTCTCTGATTGGTGTTTATTTTGCTAAAGGATGTGCAGTGATGTCAGAGAAAGTGAGGTTTCTGTTCTAATAAAGCAATCAGATTTAACCGTATAGGCTAATATGCACATAAACAGTAGGACCCAGAAGACATATCCTTTGCAAATTTAGGCGAGTGATGATGAAACGAGGTATTGCTGCAGACAAGAGATATAAAGCTTAACCTTTAAGATTAATCTACTAATTCCAGCCTTGCACAGTCTTCAGTGTTTGCTTGATTATTTAAGAGAATTTGGGATTTTTGAAATCAGAGCCGGCGGCTCAAGGTGAAAAACACTTTGggcaaaactatatatatatatatatatatatatatatatatatatatatatatatatatatatatatataagttcttAGCAATCTGTATattatatttgtgatttttttattgagtgaaagtaatttttattttataaagtataattgataaatatacataatttattttcgaGGCTTTTTATTAATTGAGGTCTTGGCAATCGTTCAAGTGACCCTCCCTTGGCTTAAGCCGCCTCTAGTTAGTTTCTTACGATTCTAGAACGAGAAATGATAGATATTCTTCCCTTGAAAGGAATTCCATCCTTGCTGAACTTGTAGATAAGCTTCACATGAACGGTGAATCATGAATTGTGAGACCCATTTTATAAAACGCCAAGGAGTAATCCAATGCAAAACAGACAGAACTAAACTGAACTAACCGGTTGAAAAGATGAagttctcttctctctctctctttgtttttttgttttgttgctgAACAGGAGGCTCGATAAAAGTTAAGACTCCATAACAGGGTTCTTAAATCTCCATCCATCCCTGTTAAAAAGTGtactggtgttttttttttaaagtataatcaggaaaagaaaagaaaacaatactACTAGCTAGCGTCATGAGTGTTCTAGCTATATAGGAGCCCATTCAATAATGTTTCAACCCCGCCACCATGATTCATACAGCTCCTCATCCATACATAAACAAAGGATAAAGTGCAAATTCCCAATAAATAAAGACATCGagacacaaaaaagaaaaaagaaaactttcagaaaaaaagatacaatgaaagaaaacgaaaaagaaaagaaaaaggaaaaagcaaattactttatatcttaattaaatatcatcttCTCCTTCTCCGCAATGCTCTTGAACTATCTTACGTATCAATTAAGATTTTTCAACTAGAAATGTTACAttcaaactaatttaataattaattcatctCTTGAGTTTGAAacctaaaaatcaaataatagagTATATATCCTTAGCTATCATACAAACTCCCTAAAGTTACCTTCTATCACATCACTTGgatcttcttttttcccttatagtttttttttcaagtagtGATGAAAATGGTTACCgcaagtataattttttaatatttatattttatttattatttattaattaaaaaatttagatattcataGACTATTTATCTAATTTCAAGTATACAATGAGTATTTGTTatctactattatttattaataaataaaaaataaaatagttgatatatatatatatatatatatatatatatatatttgaagtatgtatatatgtatactaaatataaaatgataagtattatttatatatatacgtGAGTGTTTTATGTGATATTAATGTGTGTATTTATGATATTGTGTTGCATCAATCTAAATAttctacaaatatatttatataatacaaatatatataattcggTTTATGTCCGGGTAGATTTTAGGTCAAATTTGacaatatttatatcttattattaTCTATCGggtctaaaaaatatttttacgtTCGATATGGGTCGGTATTAGTTAAATTCAGAGTAAATTATCATctatatttttcagtttttgccACAAgtatattatatttgaaataatttttgagcaCAGGGACCTATTTTTTCATTCCAGTCAAAAACAGGTTTTTTATGTTGGAAATTTTACTTCtcatagtttttgaattttattgactaAAAAAGAAGCACGCCCCTCCCCCCATCCATTCTAATTATATCAGACCAATCCTTCACGTTATTTTCCCAGCtaaaacaagtaaatacaaTTTCCCGTTTTCCAGCTTCATTATAACATACAAAAGCATCTTAAAGGACAAGTAATAACAAATAATAGGAAACGAATAACTAAACAATTATCTTGCAATTAAATTCTAGCTAATATGGCTCTCTACAgctggtaaagaaaaaaaacatagcaaacTGGTGGTGCCTTTTCTCCTCCTCGCACGACATAAATTCAAACATTGCCAACTAATTAATTAAgcctaattataaatttatcagCACGGATGGCgataaaattacataaagatTAATTCTGCACTCACTTCAACAACCAAAAACGAGGTGCAGAAAAGCAAAAGCAAGAATATTAGATGCGGCCATCATGAGAGTTGGAAGACTATTGGTTGCCAAAGACGCGTCAGTTTGATGAGGAGGCTTCCTGTAGTAGAATGGGAAATAAGGCAAGATAGGGTCAGGAGGTGGAAGACCATACAAGTTGTTGCCAAAAGGTGGAGGAGGGTAGAATGGTAAATTCCCAGTCGGAGAAGGGTATCCAGGAGGCGAGTATGATCCTGCTGACTGAGATGGAGGAGACGGCGGTGTTGTCAGTACTGTTGGGGTACCGGTCCCCGTGGGAGGAGGATAACAAGGATAAGGGCACACGTCGTCGGACGTGGCCAAGCTAGGAAGATTGGAAAGTACGGATGTGAAGAAGAGGATGGAGAGAGTAAG is a window of Populus nigra chromosome 10, ddPopNigr1.1, whole genome shotgun sequence DNA encoding:
- the LOC133705381 gene encoding uncharacterized protein LOC133705381, with the protein product MDINLTLTLSILFFTSVLSNLPSLATSDDVCPYPCYPPPTGTGTPTVLTTPPSPPSQSAGSYSPPGYPSPTGNLPFYPPPPFGNNLYGLPPPDPILPYFPFYYRKPPHQTDASLATNSLPTLMMAASNILAFAFLHLVFGC